Below is a window of Rhizobium jaguaris DNA.
CGAATTGCTAACGGCTTTCGCCGCCTACCGCATCCGATCATCCTCGTAACGCGGCTCACGCCCGTCGAGAAATCCGAGATCGCGCTTGAACCGATCGGGCATCTCATCGAGATGCAGGCGGGGCGAAGGTTCCGTGCGTCCTGTGAAGACGTGCGCCAATGTCTCCAACAGGCGGGCCAAGACAGGCGGTCTGGCCGCGTTCATCTGCTCGATGGTAGCACAGCTATTCATGACAATACCTCAATCCAATCGGTGATATGGATTGCAGTTTGCCGCTGAAAATGCTGAAATTCCAATCGAACTATCATCTGCATACATAAAGAGAACTTATCTATGAAGCTCTCGAAACAGTTTCCGCTGAATGCGCTGCGCGTCTTCGAGGCCGCCGCCCGGCACGGCAGTTTCACCCGCGCCGGCGAGGAACTCGGCATGACGCAGACGGCCGTCAGCTATCAGATCAAGCTTCTTGAGGAGAATGTCGGCGAGCCGTTATTCCTGCGGCGTCCGCGTCAGATCGCGCTGACCGAGGTCGGCGAACGGCTGGCGCCGAAGGTCAGCGAAGCCTTCAGCATGCTGCATGAGGCGATGGCTTCGGTCAGCGACGACGCCGAAACCACGCTCCTCATTCACTCAACGCCGACCTTCGCATCGCAATGGCTTGCACGCCACCTCGGATCATTTCAGCTACAGCATCCGAATGTCGCGGTGCGGCTCGCTACCTCAGACGCGCTCATCGACTTCTCTCGCGAGCCGTCCGACATCGCCATTCGCAATGGGCGCGGCACTTGGCCCGGGCTGCGCGCGCATCTGTTGATGAAAATGAACTTCACGCCCATGCTCAGCCCTGCGCTCGCAGCCAGTATCGGCGGCGTCCATACGCCGGCTGATCTCCTCAAACTTCGGATCATCGATGCCGGCGACCCCTGGTGGGCACAATGGTTCGAAGCGGCTGGAGTTCCGGATCCCGGCCTGCAGGGCCGACCGAGAAGCAGGCTTGGGGCACAATCCTTCGAGGCAAGCGCAGCCATCGCCGGACAGGGCGTCGCTGTCCTAACCCCCGAATTCTATGCCGACGACCTAGCCGCCGGCCGGCTTATCCAGCCCTTCGATATCCTCTGTAACGATGGCACGAACTATTGGCTTGCCTACCCCGAAAACAGACGTCACACACCGAGAATTCGTGCCTTTAGAAACTGGATTCTCGGCGAGTTCGGCATGCCCTTGGAGTGAGCGCCGCTCAATAAGCCATATCCGGTGCATAGAAGCAGCGCGGCGTGTTCTCGTCCGGGAACAGACAGAGGTGATAGGCTCCGTCGGGCGAACGCATCGTCTTGCGCTGTGGCAGGTTGAAGATATGGGCATGTGTCACATAGCGATGATCGCCGGGATAGAGCTCAATCCGATAGCCGCCCGGCACAACGGTAACCGTGCGCGAGGGGATCATCTCGCAATCGCCCGTCTTGCTGTCGCCGTTGCAACAATAAGGATCGTAGGACCAGCCGGAGGGCGCATCATGCGCCATGGCAGAGGTTGCAAGAAGGAATAGTGCAAACGCCAGTATACCACGCATGGGCAAATCTCCGACGATACGGCACACCGCGGGCTTTGTGGCCCACCTATCACCGACGACACCGAAAAAAAGCGTCGAAATTTTGATCTATGTCGAAGTTGGCGCTCGGCAAGAGCGGCAGTATATCGGTCACGGAAGTGTGTGATCCCGGCACGAAAAGCACTTCCCCAATCAAACTCCCCTTCCCTCTGCGTCCAACATTTTGCAAGGTGTCGAGTCGGAGGAAGAAAAAGGGGAACTGAATGTATGAATATGCCATTGCGTGGGAATGGCTGGCTTTTGCTGCCCGCTGGTTCCACGTCGTAACTGCGATTGCCTGGATCGGTTCGTCTTTCTATTTCATCGCGCTCGATCTCGGGCTGGTGAAGCGTCCGCATCTCCCGCCCGGCGCCTATGGCGAGGAATGGCAGGTGCATGGCGGCGGTTTCTACCACATCCAGAAATATCTCGTGGCTCCCGCCCAGATGCCCGAGCATCTGACCTGGTTCAAATATGAGAGCTATTTCACCTGGCTCTCCGGCTTCCTGATGCTCTGCATCGTCTATTACGGCGGCGCCAATCTCTTCCTCATCGACCGGCACGTGCTCGACGTCAGCGTTCCCGTCGCCATCCTGATTTCGCTCGCGTCCCTGGCCGGCGGCTGGATCGTCTACGACCTGCTCTGCAAGTCGCCCCTCGGCAACAATACCTGGGGACTGATGGCGGTGCTTTATGTTGTCCTCGTCTTCATGGCCTGGGGTTATACGCATCTGTTCACTGGCCGCGCCGCCTTCCTGCATCTCGGCGCCTTCACGGCGACGATCATGTCGGCCAATGTCTTCATGATCATCATTCCCAACCAGAAGATCGTTGTCGCCGACCTGATTGCCGGACGCACGCCGGACCCGGAATATGGCCGCATCGCCAAGCAGCGTTCGTTGCACAACAACTATCTGACGCTGCCCGTCATCTTCTTCATGCTGTCGAACCACTATCCGCTGGCCTTCGGTACCACCTACAACTGGATCATCGCGGCGCTGGTGTTTTTGATGGGTGTCACCATCCGCCACTGGTTCAACACGATCCATGCCCGTAAGGGCCGGCCGACCTGGACCTGGATCGTCACCGTTATCCTCTTCATTCTGATCATATGGCTTTCGACAGTGCCGAAGGTGCTTACCGGCGAGAAGGAAGCCAACGCTATCGCACCCGCATTCCAGCAGTTCGCGGCTGATGCGCACTTTCCGGCGGTGAAGCAGATGATCTCGACGCGCTGTTCGATGTGCCATGCCGCCGAGCCGGCTTTTGAAGGCATTGCCCGCGCGCCGAAGGAAGTGATGCTGGAAAACGACGCAGAAATCGCTATGCATGCCCGCGAGATCTATATTCAGGCCGGCCGCAGCCATGCCATGCCTCCCGGCAACGTCACCGACGTGACGCCGGAGGAACGCAAGCTGCTGGTCGCCTGGTTCGAAAGCTCCGTCGGAGAAAAAGACCAATGACAACCCTTTTGCGCGGCCGCCTGCTCTCCTTCAAGCGCGCGCCGCAGAGCCTGAGCGATACGGACAGCTATTCGTATGAGAACGATGGCGGCCTGCTGATCGAAAATGGCATCATTGCCGCCATCGGCCCCTATGCGGAGGTGAAGGCGAAAGCGCCCGCGCATGTTGCCGAAGCTGACCACCGGCCGAACCTGATCTTGCCGGGCTTCATCGACATGCATTTGCATTTCCCGCAGATGCAGGTGATCGCCTCCTATGCCGCCAACCTGCTGGAATGGCTGAACACCTATACCTTCCCCGAGGAATGCCGCTTCGTCGAAAGCACCCATGCTCAGCGCATCGCCACCCACTTCTACGACGAGTTGGTCCGCCACGGCACGACGACCGCAGTCGCCTATTGCTCGGTGCACAAGACCTCCGCCGACGCCTTCTTTTCCGAAGCCATGCACCGCAACATGCGTATGGTCGGCGGCAAGGTGATGATGGACCGCAACGCACCGCAGGGCCTGCTCGACACACCGCAAATGGGCTATGACGAGACGCGCCAGGTGATCGCCGATTGGCACGGCAAGGGGCGCAATCATGTCGCCATCACTCCACGCTTCGCCATTACCTCGACTCCGGAGCAGATGGAGGCTGCAGCAGCCCTTGCTCGCGAATTCCCGGATCTGCACATCCAGACGCATCTCTCCGAAAACCACGACGAGATCAAGTTCACCTGCGAGCTCTATCCGGATGCGATCGACTACACCGATATCTACGCGCATTACGGCCTGCTCGGACGCAAGAGCCTGTTCGGCCACGCGATCCATCTTTCCGAACGCGAAGCAGACGCCATGAGCGAGGCCGGCGCGATCGCCGTCCACTGCCCAACCTCCAACCTTTTCCTCGGTTCGGGCCTCTTTCCGCTGAAGGCTCTTGCACGCCGCGAAAAGCCCGTTCGCATCGGCGTGGCCACCGATATCGGCGGCGGTTCCAGCTATTCGATGCTGCGCACGATGGACGAGGCCTACAAGATCCAGCAGCTGCTCGGCGAGCGTCTGAACCCGCTGGAAAGCTACTACTACATGACCCTTGGCAATGCCGAGGCCCTGTCGCTGGCCGATAAGATCGGCACCCTCGATCCCGGCACCGACGCCGACCTCGTGATCCTCAACGCCTCGGCAACGCCGGCCATGGCACTGAAGATGGAAGTGGTGAAGAGCCTCGCCGAGGAACTGTTCCTCTTGCAGACCATGGGGGATGATCGGGCGATCGTGGAGACCTATGTGGCGGGCGAGCCGGCCAAGAGTGTTCTTGGCCAGCACTGAGTGGGTCTCAAACGACCGGCACCGTACCCCCGTCGATCGTATACTCCGCTCCATGGATGGCCGCCGCGCGGCCCGAGGCGAGGAACGCCACCAACTCGGCGACCTCTTCGGGAAAGGCGGGGCGGCCGATGGGGATGCCGCCGAGTGCGTCCATGATGCTTTGGCGGGCTACGGCTTCGTCGATGCCGCCGTGTTCGGCGATGCGGCTCACCATGTGTTCTGCAGCCTCCGTCATGATCCAGCCAGGCGCGACGGATGTGACCCGTATGCCCTTCGGCCCGACCTCCTTGGAAAGGACCTTGCTATAGGTCGTCAGCGCGGCCTTGGCCGCAGCATAGGCGATGGTCGATTCATGCAACGGCAGACGGCGCTGGATCGACGAGATATGGATGACGACGCCGGCGCGGCGTTCAATCATCTGCGGCAGCAAAGCGCGATCCAGGCCAACGGCGGCCATGAGATTGAGGTTCAGCTCCTGTTGCCACAAGACATCGTCGATCACCGCAAAACCGCCACCAGGCGTCGCGGAACCGCCGAGATTGTGGACGATGACATCGACGGCGCCGAACCTGCCCAGAACTGCGTTCGCCACTTGGGCAACACCTTCTGCTGTCACAAGATCGGCCTGAACGAAGAGCGCGGGCGAAAGATCCTCCGGCAACGGCGAACGAGCGGCCGTCGCAACCGTTGCGCCAGCCGCCATCAGCCGGCGGACAATGGCAGCACCCGCCCCCTTGGTGCCACCCGACACAAGCACGTGTTTGCCGGAAAATTCATTGGGATCGATCGAAAACGTCTGCACAAAGGTCATAGACCGATCTCCAGGCGGATGATCTCGCCGTCCGCTCCGAGCGTAAAGTCGTAGTGCAATACGATCGGACTACCGGGGAAAGTACCGGCGACTTGCGCGGATACCCGCAGCGCTTGACCTATTGCATCGACACCCTGAATGTCGGCCGTGATGCCGTATTTTCCGGTCGTCTTCACGATCCAGCTGCGAATGGCGGCATGGCCGCGCATCTCTTCGCCTTCGTCGTGCACGAATGCATCCTCGCCAAACTGCGCGAGCATTCCGGCGACATCACGTTTGTTTACTGCAGCGAAATAGGCTGCCAGTTTTTCGGGCAGTGATATTGTCATATCTCGAATCCTTCTGTTGTATCAGGGAAACGGAGGCGCCACCGTGTCCAGGCATAGGTGGCGGAGGACAATCGAAATGGCAAGAACGCACGAAAAAGTAGGGTACTTACCTGAAAGTCAGTATGAGGCCTTCTCGACGCCTTCCTCGGCGGCCGTCGGTGTTGAAAACGTGCTGCGAATTCTCGAGGGCCGCTGGAAGTTGGTGATCCTCTTCCATCTGTTCGGCGGCAAGCTGCTGCGCTTTTCGGAACTGGAAAAGGCGATCCCGGCTGTGTCGCAAAAGATGCTGATCCAGCAGCTTCGGCAGATGGAGGCCGACGGTATCGTCCGGCGGATCGTCCATCATCAAGTGCCACCCAAGGTCGAATATGGCCTGACCGGCTGGGGTCAGGCATTGTGCCCAGCGCTCGACGCGCTCCTTAAATGGGCTGCTTCCAAAGAAGCTGCCGAAGCCGCTTCCCCACCCAAGGAGGGTTCGGTCTGAGCCGAATTCCTCGTCACATCTTCGTCAAAATCATGCTATTGGCGAATGTCTCATTTAAATTCAAAGGCATACTGCCATGACCGAGCCGCTTACCATTGCCGAACTGAAGAAGCTCGCCAAACGGCGCGTGCCGAAGATGTTCTTCCAATATGCCGATTCCGGCTCGTGGACCGAGTCCACCTATAATGCGAACGAAGCGGATTTCAAAAAGATCAAGCTGCGCCAGCGCGTCCTCGTCGATATGGCCAACCGCTCTCTGGAAACGCGCATGGTCGGCCAGACGGTGTCGATGCCGGTGGCGCTGGCTCCGACCGGGCTGACCGGCATGCAGCATGCCGACGGTGAAATGCTGGCGGCGCGCGCGGCGGAGGAGTTCGGCATTCCGTTCACGCTGTCGACCATGAGCATCTGCTCGATCGAGGACGTTGCCTCGGTGACGAAAAAACCCTTCTGGTTCCAGCTTTATGTCATGAAGGACCGCGACTTCGTGATAGACCTGATCAATCGCGCAAAAGCCGCGAAGTGTTCAGCCTTGGTGCTGACAGCCGACCTGCAGATCCTTGGCCAGCGGCACAACGATCTGCGCAACGGCCTGACGGCGCCGCCGAAACTCATTCCGAAGCATATGTGGCAGGTGGCGACGCGGCCGCGCTGGTGCCTGGACATGATGCGAACCAAGCGGCATTCCTTCGGCAATGTCATCGGTCATGCCAAGAACGTTACCAGCCTGGCGTCGCTGGCGGGTTGGACCCATGAGCAATTCGATCCCAAGCTTTCATGGAGCGATGTCGGCTGGATCAAGGAGCGCTGGGGCGGGCCGCTGATCATCAAGGGCATCCTCGATGTCGAGGA
It encodes the following:
- a CDS encoding LysR substrate-binding domain-containing protein; the encoded protein is MKLSKQFPLNALRVFEAAARHGSFTRAGEELGMTQTAVSYQIKLLEENVGEPLFLRRPRQIALTEVGERLAPKVSEAFSMLHEAMASVSDDAETTLLIHSTPTFASQWLARHLGSFQLQHPNVAVRLATSDALIDFSREPSDIAIRNGRGTWPGLRAHLLMKMNFTPMLSPALAASIGGVHTPADLLKLRIIDAGDPWWAQWFEAAGVPDPGLQGRPRSRLGAQSFEASAAIAGQGVAVLTPEFYADDLAAGRLIQPFDILCNDGTNYWLAYPENRRHTPRIRAFRNWILGEFGMPLE
- a CDS encoding urate hydroxylase PuuD, whose amino-acid sequence is MYEYAIAWEWLAFAARWFHVVTAIAWIGSSFYFIALDLGLVKRPHLPPGAYGEEWQVHGGGFYHIQKYLVAPAQMPEHLTWFKYESYFTWLSGFLMLCIVYYGGANLFLIDRHVLDVSVPVAILISLASLAGGWIVYDLLCKSPLGNNTWGLMAVLYVVLVFMAWGYTHLFTGRAAFLHLGAFTATIMSANVFMIIIPNQKIVVADLIAGRTPDPEYGRIAKQRSLHNNYLTLPVIFFMLSNHYPLAFGTTYNWIIAALVFLMGVTIRHWFNTIHARKGRPTWTWIVTVILFILIIWLSTVPKVLTGEKEANAIAPAFQQFAADAHFPAVKQMISTRCSMCHAAEPAFEGIARAPKEVMLENDAEIAMHAREIYIQAGRSHAMPPGNVTDVTPEERKLLVAWFESSVGEKDQ
- the guaD gene encoding guanine deaminase — its product is MTTLLRGRLLSFKRAPQSLSDTDSYSYENDGGLLIENGIIAAIGPYAEVKAKAPAHVAEADHRPNLILPGFIDMHLHFPQMQVIASYAANLLEWLNTYTFPEECRFVESTHAQRIATHFYDELVRHGTTTAVAYCSVHKTSADAFFSEAMHRNMRMVGGKVMMDRNAPQGLLDTPQMGYDETRQVIADWHGKGRNHVAITPRFAITSTPEQMEAAAALAREFPDLHIQTHLSENHDEIKFTCELYPDAIDYTDIYAHYGLLGRKSLFGHAIHLSEREADAMSEAGAIAVHCPTSNLFLGSGLFPLKALARREKPVRIGVATDIGGGSSYSMLRTMDEAYKIQQLLGERLNPLESYYYMTLGNAEALSLADKIGTLDPGTDADLVILNASATPAMALKMEVVKSLAEELFLLQTMGDDRAIVETYVAGEPAKSVLGQH
- a CDS encoding SDR family oxidoreductase, which produces MTFVQTFSIDPNEFSGKHVLVSGGTKGAGAAIVRRLMAAGATVATAARSPLPEDLSPALFVQADLVTAEGVAQVANAVLGRFGAVDVIVHNLGGSATPGGGFAVIDDVLWQQELNLNLMAAVGLDRALLPQMIERRAGVVIHISSIQRRLPLHESTIAYAAAKAALTTYSKVLSKEVGPKGIRVTSVAPGWIMTEAAEHMVSRIAEHGGIDEAVARQSIMDALGGIPIGRPAFPEEVAELVAFLASGRAAAIHGAEYTIDGGTVPVV
- a CDS encoding nuclear transport factor 2 family protein, whose product is MTISLPEKLAAYFAAVNKRDVAGMLAQFGEDAFVHDEGEEMRGHAAIRSWIVKTTGKYGITADIQGVDAIGQALRVSAQVAGTFPGSPIVLHYDFTLGADGEIIRLEIGL
- a CDS encoding winged helix-turn-helix transcriptional regulator encodes the protein MARTHEKVGYLPESQYEAFSTPSSAAVGVENVLRILEGRWKLVILFHLFGGKLLRFSELEKAIPAVSQKMLIQQLRQMEADGIVRRIVHHQVPPKVEYGLTGWGQALCPALDALLKWAASKEAAEAASPPKEGSV
- a CDS encoding alpha-hydroxy acid oxidase; its protein translation is MTEPLTIAELKKLAKRRVPKMFFQYADSGSWTESTYNANEADFKKIKLRQRVLVDMANRSLETRMVGQTVSMPVALAPTGLTGMQHADGEMLAARAAEEFGIPFTLSTMSICSIEDVASVTKKPFWFQLYVMKDRDFVIDLINRAKAAKCSALVLTADLQILGQRHNDLRNGLTAPPKLIPKHMWQVATRPRWCLDMMRTKRHSFGNVIGHAKNVTSLASLAGWTHEQFDPKLSWSDVGWIKERWGGPLIIKGILDVEDAKAAVDTGADAIIVSNHGGRQLDGAPSSISVLPKIVDAVGDKIEVHVDGGIRSGQDVLKAVALGAKGTFIGRPFLYGLGAMGKEGVTLALEIIRRELDISMALCGKRDIKTVNREIIAEV